One genomic segment of Fervidobacterium pennivorans includes these proteins:
- a CDS encoding ABC transporter substrate-binding protein: MRKFLLAVLLLTLAVVAFSGSRVTITMTAGAVGKELEVLYAQLDVFMKQNPNIKVSVMPMPNSSTERHDLYVTYLASGEKEPTVLMLDVIWPAEFAPYLEDLTADKDYFELNKFLPGTVKAATVNGRIVAIPWFTDAGLLYYRKDLLEKYGFKNPPKTWDELVQMAKTITAKEKNMVGFVWQGARYEGLVCDFMEYLVSFGGDVLDEQGNVIINSPAAVKALQFMVDLIYTHKVSPQAVTTYMEEEARRAFQNGQAVFMRNWPYAWSLLNDPKESKVAGKVGVAPLPAGPGGKSAATLGGWMLGINKNATPEEKEAAKKLIKFLTSYEQQLYKAVNAGQNPTMMDVYKDPALKKAAPFMVELYGMFINAVPRPRTAKYSEISDVIQKYVHAALTKQTTPQKAIEDMAKELNKVLGK; the protein is encoded by the coding sequence ATGAGAAAGTTCTTATTGGCGGTTTTGTTGTTGACACTTGCGGTGGTAGCGTTTTCCGGTTCTCGAGTTACGATAACGATGACGGCGGGTGCAGTTGGTAAAGAACTTGAAGTTCTCTATGCCCAGCTTGACGTTTTCATGAAACAGAACCCGAACATCAAGGTTTCCGTCATGCCTATGCCGAACTCATCAACTGAAAGGCACGACCTTTATGTTACCTACTTGGCTTCTGGAGAAAAAGAACCCACCGTTTTAATGCTTGATGTCATTTGGCCTGCAGAATTTGCACCGTATCTTGAAGATTTAACAGCTGATAAAGATTACTTCGAACTGAACAAATTTCTTCCTGGTACAGTTAAAGCTGCAACAGTGAATGGAAGAATTGTAGCGATTCCATGGTTCACCGATGCAGGCTTGTTGTATTACAGAAAAGACTTACTTGAGAAATATGGATTCAAGAACCCTCCAAAGACATGGGATGAACTTGTGCAGATGGCAAAGACAATAACAGCGAAGGAAAAGAACATGGTTGGTTTTGTGTGGCAAGGCGCAAGGTATGAAGGTTTAGTTTGTGACTTCATGGAATACCTCGTCTCATTTGGTGGAGATGTCCTTGATGAGCAAGGTAATGTTATCATAAACAGTCCTGCTGCTGTGAAAGCCCTTCAGTTTATGGTTGACCTCATTTACACCCACAAGGTTTCTCCGCAAGCTGTTACAACATACATGGAAGAAGAAGCAAGAAGAGCTTTCCAGAATGGTCAAGCAGTGTTCATGAGAAATTGGCCATACGCATGGTCTCTCTTGAATGATCCAAAGGAATCTAAAGTAGCTGGGAAAGTTGGAGTTGCGCCACTTCCAGCAGGTCCTGGTGGCAAATCCGCTGCAACACTTGGTGGTTGGATGCTTGGTATCAACAAGAATGCTACCCCTGAAGAGAAAGAAGCCGCTAAGAAGCTCATCAAGTTCTTAACAAGCTATGAGCAACAACTCTACAAAGCAGTCAATGCGGGACAGAACCCAACGATGATGGATGTTTACAAAGACCCAGCACTCAAAAAGGCAGCTCCATTTATGGTTGAATTGTATGGAATGTTCATCAACGCTGTTCCAAGACCAAGGACAGCGAAATACAGTGAAATATCCGACGTTATTCAGAAATACGTACACGCTGCTTTGACAAAACAAACAACTCCACAAAAAGCAATTGAAGATATGGCAAAAGAACTGAACAAAGTCCTTGGAAAATGA
- a CDS encoding carbohydrate ABC transporter permease, with amino-acid sequence MVLPAVLVISVIAFFPLFKTFYDSFFEFGLRPDIEKKFVGLKNYIDLFHDERFLAALKTTVIFTVVSVALETVFGLLIAVIVNQPFKFRGVVRAAMLIPWAIPTAISSQMWKWMFNDQGGIMTKFLEKLNIIEPGFPILGSPNTALWAIIAVDVWKTTPFMALLILAGLQLIPEELYEAARIDGANLLQRFTKITLPMLSSTIAVALIFRTLDALRVFDVVFIMTRGSVGTETLAVYNRVLLMDRAFTGAWFGYGSALSVIIFLLISIFAIIYIKSLKLKLD; translated from the coding sequence ATGGTTTTACCGGCAGTTTTAGTAATTTCTGTTATTGCTTTCTTCCCTCTATTCAAAACATTCTACGATAGCTTCTTTGAATTTGGATTGAGACCGGATATAGAGAAAAAGTTTGTCGGGCTTAAGAATTACATAGATTTATTCCATGACGAACGTTTTCTTGCTGCTTTAAAAACAACGGTAATCTTCACCGTTGTTTCTGTAGCTCTTGAAACCGTGTTTGGCCTTTTGATAGCTGTCATTGTGAATCAGCCTTTCAAATTCAGAGGAGTTGTTAGAGCGGCCATGCTCATCCCTTGGGCAATACCAACGGCAATATCGTCGCAGATGTGGAAATGGATGTTCAATGATCAAGGGGGAATAATGACAAAATTTTTAGAAAAGCTAAATATAATAGAGCCTGGTTTTCCTATCCTTGGCTCACCAAACACCGCGCTTTGGGCGATTATCGCAGTAGATGTATGGAAAACAACACCTTTTATGGCTTTGCTCATACTTGCAGGCTTACAATTAATTCCTGAGGAGTTGTATGAAGCTGCAAGAATAGACGGAGCTAATTTGTTACAGAGGTTCACAAAAATTACTCTTCCTATGTTGAGTTCAACGATAGCTGTAGCTTTAATATTTAGAACGCTTGATGCTTTAAGGGTTTTTGATGTCGTATTTATAATGACTCGAGGTAGTGTAGGCACGGAAACTTTGGCTGTTTATAACCGCGTGTTGCTGATGGATAGGGCTTTTACTGGTGCATGGTTTGGCTACGGTTCAGCGCTTTCTGTGATTATATTCTTGTTAATCTCAATATTTGCAATAATCTATATAAAGAGCTTGAAGTTAAAACTGGATTAG
- a CDS encoding carbohydrate ABC transporter permease, giving the protein MSTKTKKLIFKVTLTLAVVFVLIWCIFPFYWAVVSSLKPNIELFDPNPTLIPKNPTFSNYVKVFAERPFHVNIWNSIVVSGITTLTTLIFGSFAGYAIARLQMKGKAFVMALILSVSMFPQISILGSLFVILRKLGMINTYQGLILPYVAITLPLTTWILQNFFRDLPKEIEEAAAIDGCSRLRTLFQIVFPMSAPGLVATGLLTFITAWNEFLFAFTFMQKPEYYTVPVAIAMFAGRTQYEQPWGQLMAAAVIVTAPLVVLVLLFQNRIISGLSAGAVKG; this is encoded by the coding sequence GTGTCCACAAAAACTAAAAAATTGATTTTCAAGGTAACATTGACCTTGGCAGTTGTATTTGTTTTAATATGGTGTATTTTTCCATTCTACTGGGCGGTAGTATCATCTTTGAAACCCAATATAGAACTTTTTGATCCAAATCCAACTTTAATACCTAAAAATCCGACATTTTCGAATTATGTAAAAGTTTTTGCGGAAAGACCATTCCACGTAAACATCTGGAATAGCATAGTTGTTTCCGGTATAACAACATTAACCACACTTATTTTCGGTTCCTTTGCGGGATATGCGATAGCACGCTTACAAATGAAAGGGAAAGCATTTGTAATGGCTCTTATCCTTTCTGTTAGTATGTTTCCACAGATTTCTATCTTAGGTTCCCTCTTCGTCATCCTCAGAAAACTTGGAATGATAAACACTTACCAAGGTTTGATTCTGCCATATGTGGCTATTACATTGCCACTGACTACTTGGATACTGCAAAACTTTTTCAGGGACCTTCCAAAAGAGATAGAAGAGGCTGCGGCAATTGATGGTTGCTCTCGTTTGAGAACTCTTTTCCAAATAGTTTTTCCCATGTCTGCACCAGGTCTTGTTGCAACGGGACTTTTAACGTTCATAACAGCATGGAACGAGTTCCTTTTTGCATTTACGTTCATGCAAAAACCCGAGTACTACACCGTTCCTGTTGCTATAGCTATGTTTGCCGGTAGAACCCAGTACGAACAGCCATGGGGTCAATTAATGGCTGCTGCTGTTATTGTAACTGCCCCATTAGTAGTCTTGGTTTTACTGTTCCAAAATAGAATTATATCTGGTTTGAGCGCAGGTGCAGTAAAAGGATGA
- a CDS encoding carbohydrate kinase family protein — translation MSRSKTAMILFVGELLADLITWQDFHVAEDFVMKTGGSPGNIARFASQLGVPTKIVSRVGDDLIGSRILKKLEQAGVDISSVQIDKDHGTTLVFVQKTPDSPDFFVIRGADRYLKLEEHEIENILDGVSIVHLSCWMLTHEELYDTTMRIVRKALEKGIQISFDPNCRNKLFSCKKINLSRVFELLKCTTYSKPSIDDAVALFGMPHNLISNCEKRSKGLFFSNEIDIELVKYYVRKFHEHGVKYVVLTAGKDGAFAFDGEILVHIPASARKVVDATGAGDGFWAGIYYGLINGYDFLQACNIGSMVAGYIVGFVGAEVDITKLKTEFENLKR, via the coding sequence ATGAGTAGGTCAAAAACAGCCATGATACTATTTGTCGGAGAACTTCTTGCAGATCTTATAACTTGGCAAGATTTTCATGTTGCTGAAGATTTTGTTATGAAAACAGGGGGTTCTCCAGGCAATATAGCACGGTTTGCCTCTCAACTTGGAGTTCCAACCAAGATTGTTTCGCGTGTGGGAGACGACCTTATTGGTAGTAGAATTTTGAAAAAGTTGGAGCAAGCAGGAGTGGACATTTCATCGGTTCAGATAGACAAAGACCATGGGACAACACTTGTGTTCGTTCAGAAAACTCCCGATAGTCCTGATTTTTTCGTGATTCGGGGCGCGGATAGGTATCTCAAGTTAGAGGAGCACGAGATTGAGAACATCTTAGATGGTGTTAGCATTGTACACCTGAGCTGCTGGATGCTAACACACGAAGAACTGTATGATACAACAATGAGAATAGTTCGCAAAGCATTAGAAAAGGGAATTCAGATATCATTTGACCCAAATTGCCGGAATAAATTATTCAGTTGCAAGAAGATAAATCTTTCAAGGGTTTTCGAATTATTAAAGTGCACAACATATTCAAAACCTTCCATTGATGATGCAGTTGCTTTATTTGGAATGCCCCACAATCTGATTTCCAACTGTGAAAAGCGAAGTAAAGGATTATTTTTTTCAAACGAAATAGACATTGAATTGGTCAAATATTATGTAAGAAAGTTTCACGAACATGGTGTGAAGTACGTTGTGCTCACAGCAGGGAAAGATGGAGCATTTGCTTTTGATGGAGAAATTTTGGTCCATATCCCAGCTTCTGCAAGAAAAGTAGTTGACGCAACAGGTGCCGGTGATGGATTTTGGGCTGGTATTTACTATGGACTAATTAATGGTTATGATTTTCTACAAGCTTGTAACATAGGTTCCATGGTTGCTGGTTACATTGTCGGTTTTGTTGGTGCGGAGGTTGATATAACCAAACTGAAGACAGAATTTGAAAATTTAAAACGATAG
- a CDS encoding glycosyltransferase translates to MVEIKKVAFFNPQGNFDKHDSHLTEHPDFGGQLVYVKELAKAMGELGIEVDIITRQIIDENWPEFAEPFDYYPDAPKVRIVRIPFGGDKFLCKEDLWKYLPDYVDKIYELYKSEGRFPDFVTTHYADGGISGVMFLKKTGIPFSFTAHSLGAWKMEKVLESGMSREDAERKYKFTVRITAENLSMHYASFIVCSTNQERYEQYSHKLYDINPYDNKFKVIPPGINHKIFNQEPKPEDKEMEEYIKQLLSKTPIKRHRLPFIIMSSRIDRKKNHIAVVKAFLQNEHLKDKANLLIVVRGINNVLEYVNTEKTEEAIILKEIVESSVDEIGKSIFFANVSDQRHLASLYRIAAARGSVFALPALYEPFGLAVVEAAACGLKIVVTKNGGPAEIFAHGEGLLIDPSNINDIATKLLFAIEKFDSKKSIELAKRFSWENTALAYLDNIKHVLDNKDSIVIVDEQKLKKFYDLINTL, encoded by the coding sequence ATGGTTGAAATAAAAAAAGTAGCTTTCTTTAATCCACAAGGGAATTTTGACAAACATGACAGTCACTTAACAGAGCATCCCGACTTCGGGGGACAGTTAGTTTATGTAAAAGAGCTTGCAAAAGCCATGGGAGAACTTGGCATAGAAGTTGATATTATTACGAGGCAAATTATCGACGAAAACTGGCCCGAATTTGCAGAACCTTTCGATTATTATCCAGACGCTCCTAAAGTTAGGATAGTTCGAATACCGTTCGGTGGAGATAAATTTTTGTGCAAGGAAGATTTATGGAAATATTTGCCCGATTATGTTGACAAAATTTACGAGTTATACAAATCAGAAGGAAGATTTCCTGATTTTGTGACTACTCATTATGCTGATGGTGGTATTTCAGGGGTAATGTTTCTTAAAAAAACAGGAATACCATTTTCGTTCACGGCACACTCTCTTGGTGCATGGAAAATGGAAAAGGTCTTAGAATCGGGAATGTCACGTGAAGATGCTGAAAGAAAATACAAGTTTACAGTGCGTATTACAGCTGAGAATCTCTCAATGCATTATGCTTCGTTCATAGTTTGCAGCACGAATCAGGAAAGATATGAACAGTATTCTCACAAACTCTACGATATAAACCCTTACGACAATAAGTTCAAAGTTATTCCTCCAGGAATCAATCACAAAATCTTTAATCAAGAACCCAAACCAGAAGACAAAGAGATGGAAGAGTATATCAAGCAACTACTCTCAAAAACACCTATAAAAAGGCACAGATTGCCGTTCATAATAATGTCCAGTAGAATCGATAGAAAGAAAAACCACATTGCCGTAGTGAAAGCTTTCTTGCAGAATGAACATCTCAAAGATAAAGCGAACTTACTTATCGTTGTACGTGGCATTAACAACGTCCTGGAATATGTAAACACTGAAAAAACAGAGGAAGCAATAATTCTTAAAGAAATAGTCGAAAGTTCTGTTGATGAAATAGGAAAGAGCATATTTTTCGCAAATGTGTCCGACCAAAGACATTTGGCAAGCTTGTATCGTATTGCGGCTGCAAGAGGGTCAGTGTTTGCACTCCCAGCCCTCTATGAACCTTTTGGGCTAGCTGTTGTTGAAGCTGCTGCTTGTGGTTTGAAAATCGTTGTGACAAAAAACGGCGGACCAGCGGAAATATTTGCACACGGAGAAGGGCTTCTGATAGATCCAAGTAATATCAATGACATTGCAACAAAACTACTGTTTGCTATAGAAAAGTTTGATTCCAAAAAGTCTATAGAACTTGCAAAAAGATTCAGTTGGGAAAACACGGCGCTAGCATATTTGGATAATATAAAACATGTCTTAGATAATAAGGATAGCATAGTTATTGTAGACGAGCAAAAGCTTAAAAAATTCTATGACCTAATTAATACACTCTGA